In the genome of Amphiura filiformis chromosome 4, Afil_fr2py, whole genome shotgun sequence, one region contains:
- the LOC140150982 gene encoding uncharacterized protein: MADLRDVLRSFALQKMQEIKDESKEKDERSKEESHHHHHHHKKKKDRKRKESSSSSEHKSKKIALSESSKHERRSSSDLKSSKHERHSSDHKSSKHERHSSSDYKSSKHERRSSSDHKSSKHHRDKAESSSVRSEDSEAAKVAATKTTSDQDIVEVKHVHHSKSPHSSEKSSRATKTASDQDIVEVKHVHHSKSPHSSEKSSRATKTASDQDIVEVKHVHHSKSPHSSEKSSRATKTASDQDIVEVKHIHHSKSPHSSEKSSRVKIIRKDDPRSVFSVQNTSVKVDVLTAAPDEDKPIKSGVLPKKR, from the coding sequence AAGTAAAGAAGAatctcaccatcatcatcaccatcataaaAAGAAGAAGGACAGAAAACGCAAAGAGTCAAGCAGTTCTTCAGAACATAAGTCCAAGAAAATAGCGCTGTCAGAATCGTCCAAACATGAGAGGCGCTCCTCTTCAGATCTTAAGAGTAGTAAACATGAGAGGCACTCTTCAGATCATAAGAGTAGTAAACATGAAAGGCACTCGTCTTCAGATTATAAGAGTAGTAAACATGAGAGGCGCTCCTCATCAGATCATAAGAGCAGTAAACACCACAGAGATAAGGCTGAGAGTAGTTCAGTTAGGTCTGAAGACTCTGAAGCTGCTAAGGTAGCAGCTACAAAGACGACATCAGATCAAGACATTGTAGAAGTAAAACACGTTCACCATTCTAAATCGCCTCATTCTTCAGAAAAATCCAGCCGAGCTACAAAGACAGCATCAGATCAAGATATTGTAGAAGTAAAACATGTTCACCATTCTAAATCGCCTCATTCTTCAGAAAAATCCAGCCGAGCTACAAAGACAGCATCAGATCAAGATATTGTAGAAGTAAAACATGTTCACCATTCTAAATCGCCTCATTCTTCAGAAAAATCCAGCCGAGCTACAAAGACAGCATCAGATCAAGATATTGTAGAAGTAAAACACATTCACCATTCTAAATCGCCTCATTCTTCAGAAAAATCCAGCCGAGTTAAGATTATTCGCAAAGATGACCCAAGATCGGTATTTTCAGTGCAGAATACAAGTGTGAAAGTGGATGTTTTAACAGCAGCACCAGACGAGGACAAGCCTATAAAATCTGGTGTTTTACCAAAAAAAAGATGA